The proteins below are encoded in one region of Bacteroides uniformis:
- the bglX gene encoding beta-glucosidase BglX: protein MKKIFKRTSLLLATALIGVTATVQAQKSPQDMDRFIDALMRRMTVEEKIGQLNLPVTGEITTGQAKSSDVAKKIEQGLVGGLFNLKGVAKIRDVQKLAVENSRLGIPLLFGMDVIHGYETIFPIPLGLSCTWDMAAIEQSARIAATEASADGISWTFSPMVDISRDPRWGRVSEGSGEDPFLGGAIARAMVLGYQGKDPDDQLKRNDEIMACVKHFALYGAGEAGRDYNTVDMSRNRMFNEYMYPYEAAVRAGVGSAMASFNEVDGVPATANHWLMTDVLRKQWGFNGFVVTDFTGISEMVEHGIGNLQTVSTRALNAGVDMDMVSEGFVGTLKKSLTEGKITMKTLDAACRRILEAKYKLGLFDDPYKYCDLSRPARDIFTREHRAAARRIAAESFVLLKNEPFEGQGKKSSRPVLPLEKQGTVAVIGPLGNTRSNMPGTWSVAARLDDYPSLYEGLKEMTASRVNITYAKGSNLISDAAYEERATLFGRSLNRDNRTDKKLLDEALKVASGADVIVAALGESSEMSGESSSRTDLGIPDVQRTLLEALLKTGKPVVLTLFTGRPLTLTWEQEHVPAILNVWFGGSEAAYAIGDVLFGDVNPSGKLTMTFPKNVGQIPLFYNHKNTGRPLAEGKWFEKFRSNYLDVDNEPLYPFGYGLSYTTFRYSDIALSTPVMGQNGSTTAVVTVTNTGKRDGAEVVQLYIRDLVGSITRPVRELKGFEKVFLKAGESKTVSFKITPELLRFYDYDLNHVAEPGDFDVMIGGSSQAEKTARLTLK from the coding sequence ATGAAGAAAATTTTCAAGAGAACAAGTCTGCTGCTCGCGACCGCTTTAATAGGTGTCACCGCCACCGTGCAGGCGCAGAAATCTCCGCAGGACATGGACCGCTTCATCGACGCACTGATGCGCCGGATGACTGTGGAAGAGAAAATCGGCCAGCTCAACCTGCCCGTGACCGGAGAGATCACTACCGGTCAGGCAAAGAGCAGCGACGTGGCCAAGAAGATTGAGCAGGGGCTCGTGGGAGGGCTTTTCAATCTGAAAGGAGTGGCCAAGATACGCGACGTACAGAAACTGGCCGTAGAGAATTCCCGCCTGGGCATCCCCCTACTGTTCGGCATGGATGTGATACATGGCTATGAGACCATCTTCCCCATCCCCCTCGGCCTCTCCTGCACGTGGGATATGGCAGCCATCGAGCAGTCTGCCCGCATAGCCGCTACAGAAGCCAGTGCCGACGGTATCTCATGGACATTCAGTCCGATGGTAGACATCAGCCGTGACCCACGCTGGGGACGTGTATCCGAAGGGTCGGGAGAAGACCCGTTCCTCGGAGGTGCCATCGCCCGCGCCATGGTGTTGGGGTATCAGGGAAAAGACCCGGACGACCAACTGAAACGGAACGACGAAATCATGGCATGCGTCAAGCACTTCGCACTGTACGGTGCCGGAGAAGCCGGACGCGACTACAACACGGTAGACATGAGCCGCAACCGCATGTTCAACGAATACATGTACCCCTATGAAGCAGCCGTCCGCGCCGGAGTGGGTAGTGCGATGGCCTCCTTCAACGAAGTGGACGGCGTGCCCGCCACCGCCAACCACTGGCTGATGACAGATGTACTGCGCAAACAATGGGGCTTCAACGGTTTTGTGGTGACCGACTTTACCGGTATCTCCGAAATGGTGGAACACGGAATCGGCAACCTGCAGACCGTTTCCACCCGTGCGCTCAACGCCGGTGTGGACATGGATATGGTGAGCGAAGGTTTCGTAGGCACGTTGAAAAAGTCGCTCACCGAAGGCAAAATAACCATGAAGACGCTGGATGCAGCCTGCCGCCGCATCCTTGAAGCGAAATACAAGTTAGGGCTGTTCGATGACCCTTACAAATACTGCGACCTCAGCCGTCCCGCACGCGACATCTTCACCCGCGAGCACCGCGCCGCTGCCCGCCGGATTGCCGCCGAAAGCTTTGTGCTGCTGAAAAACGAACCTTTTGAGGGACAAGGCAAGAAGTCTTCTCGTCCCGTCCTTCCCTTAGAGAAGCAAGGCACCGTCGCCGTCATCGGCCCCCTGGGCAATACCCGCAGCAACATGCCCGGTACCTGGAGTGTTGCCGCACGCCTGGACGACTATCCCTCTCTGTACGAAGGATTGAAGGAGATGACAGCCAGCCGGGTGAACATCACCTACGCCAAAGGTAGCAACCTCATCAGTGATGCAGCCTACGAGGAACGCGCCACCCTATTCGGCCGTTCGCTGAACCGGGACAACCGTACGGATAAGAAACTGTTGGACGAAGCTTTGAAGGTGGCCTCCGGTGCCGACGTGATTGTAGCCGCCCTGGGCGAGTCTTCCGAAATGAGCGGTGAAAGCTCGAGCCGTACCGACCTCGGCATCCCCGACGTGCAACGCACCCTGCTGGAGGCCTTGCTGAAGACCGGCAAGCCCGTTGTACTAACCCTCTTCACCGGCCGGCCGCTGACGCTCACCTGGGAGCAGGAACATGTGCCCGCCATCTTGAACGTATGGTTCGGTGGCAGCGAAGCGGCCTATGCCATTGGCGACGTGCTGTTCGGCGACGTGAACCCAAGCGGTAAGCTGACCATGACTTTCCCGAAAAACGTGGGGCAGATACCCTTGTTCTACAACCATAAGAATACCGGACGACCGCTGGCAGAAGGCAAATGGTTCGAGAAGTTTCGCAGCAACTATCTGGATGTGGACAATGAGCCGCTGTATCCCTTCGGCTACGGTCTCTCGTACACCACTTTCCGGTACAGCGACATCGCCCTCAGTACCCCGGTCATGGGACAAAATGGCTCCACCACTGCCGTAGTCACCGTGACCAATACCGGCAAGCGTGACGGCGCAGAAGTCGTGCAGCTCTATATCCGCGACCTCGTAGGCAGCATTACCCGCCCCGTACGCGAGCTGAAAGGCTTTGAAAAGGTGTTCCTGAAAGCGGGCGAAAGCAAGACCGTATCCTTCAAGATTACCCCTGAGCTGCTCCGCTTCTACGACTACGACCTCAACCACGTGGCCGAGCCGGGAGATTTCGATGTGATGATAGGTGGCAGCAGCCAGGCAGAAAAGACAGCCCGACTGACACTGAAATAA